A window from Symbiopectobacterium purcellii encodes these proteins:
- a CDS encoding zinc-binding alcohol dehydrogenase family protein: protein MKSLICRQPTQFEYKERPVPTPAENDVLLKVKTVGICGTDIHAWAGKQPFFNYPRVLGHEICGDVVAIGNNVTRFHIGQQAAVIPYLSCNACSACLNDRPNCCENISVIGVHQDGGMVEYIAVPESNVLLAEGIDPAAAALIEPFAISAHAIRRAECAPGDSVLVVGGGPIGLGVAAIGLADGLNIALADTQAERRAHTHNLLGIPVLDPAPPQFEQQLRANFQGELPNKVIDATGNEIAMNNSVNLIRHGGQIIFVGLFKGNLSFSDPDFHKKETTMKGSRNATHEDFAKVARLMSEGKISARMMLSHRFDFSSLAAIYETEIVNNKNLLKAVVEF, encoded by the coding sequence ATGAAAAGTCTTATATGCCGCCAACCCACACAATTCGAATATAAAGAACGACCCGTGCCAACACCAGCGGAAAACGACGTATTATTAAAAGTCAAAACGGTCGGCATATGCGGCACCGACATTCATGCCTGGGCGGGGAAACAGCCTTTCTTTAATTATCCTCGCGTGCTCGGTCATGAAATTTGTGGTGACGTTGTTGCTATCGGAAATAATGTCACCCGCTTTCATATTGGACAGCAGGCCGCTGTTATTCCTTATCTCTCTTGTAACGCGTGCAGCGCCTGTTTAAATGATCGTCCGAACTGCTGTGAAAATATCTCAGTCATCGGCGTACATCAGGACGGCGGCATGGTGGAATATATCGCTGTGCCGGAAAGTAACGTACTGCTGGCAGAAGGCATTGACCCCGCGGCGGCGGCGCTGATTGAACCCTTTGCCATCAGCGCTCACGCAATCCGTCGCGCTGAATGTGCGCCGGGCGACAGCGTGCTGGTCGTCGGCGGTGGCCCGATTGGGCTGGGCGTCGCGGCCATTGGCCTGGCGGACGGTCTGAATATCGCACTGGCCGATACCCAAGCAGAGCGACGGGCGCATACCCATAACCTGCTGGGCATACCGGTACTGGACCCGGCACCCCCCCAGTTTGAGCAACAACTTCGTGCCAACTTCCAGGGAGAACTGCCCAATAAAGTGATTGATGCCACCGGCAATGAAATTGCGATGAATAACAGCGTTAACCTTATTCGTCACGGTGGACAAATTATTTTTGTTGGTTTATTTAAAGGAAACCTCTCCTTTTCCGATCCTGATTTTCATAAAAAAGAGACAACCATGAAAGGAAGCCGGAATGCCACCCATGAGGATTTTGCTAAAGTGGCAAGATTGATGAGTGAAGGAAAAATCAGTGCGAGAATGATGTTAAGTCATCGATTTGACTTTTCATCCCTGGCGGCGATTTATGAAACTGAAATAGTTAATAATAAAAATCTGTTGAAGGCGGTCGTGGAGTTTTAA
- a CDS encoding ABC transporter substrate-binding protein — MKIKLLPLCFAVSFAVTGIAGAQAQTKELRFSWWGGNQRHQATLAAIAAFEKVHPDIKVKAEPAGWDGYLSKLTTQLAGNTEPDVMQTNWNWLVLFSKDGNGFYNLNNAKGIDLTQFSPQALKMTSVDNKLNAIPVAMTGRSMYYNPELWQKAGLSYPQTWDDMLAAGPVFKQKLGDDHYPFVLANHDTTIMTFLNSYMIQKYNKTMIDDKTQSFTFTPQEWLDYFGMYKKLVDGHVIPNMKFFAAYGKTNAWEIPNWLEGKIGGVHTWSTDNTFSGSLKAPATLEVGPYPTLPGAKDSGMFYKPAMMLSIGKNSRYPQESAQLINFLLNAPEGVSAMGLQRGVPLSQVASKQLMDAGTLNTTQLPVQGLKQVESLYGNIAPSPYMENPQLLASFLEHLQKYDYGQMTLEEMAQSFPKSGQRILKKIM, encoded by the coding sequence ATGAAAATAAAATTACTGCCCTTATGTTTTGCTGTGAGTTTTGCCGTAACAGGAATCGCTGGTGCGCAGGCGCAAACCAAAGAACTGCGTTTTTCCTGGTGGGGGGGCAACCAGCGCCACCAGGCCACGCTCGCCGCCATTGCCGCGTTTGAAAAAGTGCACCCGGACATCAAGGTGAAAGCAGAACCCGCGGGGTGGGATGGCTACCTCTCCAAATTAACCACCCAGTTGGCGGGCAACACCGAGCCGGACGTGATGCAAACCAACTGGAACTGGCTGGTGCTGTTTTCCAAGGACGGCAACGGTTTCTATAACCTCAACAATGCCAAAGGGATTGACCTGACACAGTTCTCCCCGCAAGCGCTCAAAATGACCAGCGTGGACAACAAGCTTAACGCCATTCCTGTCGCGATGACGGGGCGTTCCATGTATTACAACCCGGAGTTGTGGCAAAAAGCGGGATTGAGCTATCCGCAAACCTGGGATGACATGCTGGCGGCCGGTCCGGTTTTTAAACAGAAACTGGGCGACGATCACTACCCATTCGTACTGGCTAATCACGACACCACTATCATGACGTTTCTGAACTCGTACATGATTCAGAAATACAACAAAACCATGATCGATGATAAAACCCAGTCCTTCACCTTTACCCCGCAGGAGTGGCTGGACTACTTCGGGATGTACAAAAAACTGGTGGATGGGCACGTCATCCCTAACATGAAATTTTTCGCCGCCTACGGCAAAACCAACGCCTGGGAAATTCCCAACTGGCTGGAAGGCAAGATTGGCGGCGTACACACCTGGAGCACCGACAACACCTTCTCCGGTAGCCTGAAAGCACCGGCCACGCTGGAAGTGGGGCCCTATCCGACGCTGCCAGGGGCCAAAGACAGCGGCATGTTCTACAAACCAGCGATGATGCTTTCTATCGGCAAAAACAGCCGCTATCCGCAGGAATCTGCCCAATTGATCAACTTCTTGCTGAACGCGCCGGAAGGGGTCAGCGCCATGGGGCTGCAACGCGGCGTACCGTTGAGTCAGGTTGCCAGCAAACAGTTAATGGATGCGGGTACGCTCAATACTACACAGTTGCCCGTACAGGGGCTGAAACAGGTGGAATCGCTGTATGGCAATATCGCACCGTCTCCCTATATGGAGAACCCACAGCTGTTGGCCTCGTTCCTTGAACACCTGCAAAAATACGATTACGGCCAAATGACGCTGGAAGAAATGGCGCAGTCGTTCCCCAAATCGGGGCAGCGCATTCTGAAAAAAATCATGTAA